The window GCTGGCGTCGTTCTCACTGGTGGAGCGGCACAAATTGACGGATTGGTAGAGTGTGCGGAACGTGTTTTCCGCAATCAAGTTCGAGTTGGTAAGCCGTTAGAAGTTAGTGGTTTAACCGACTATGTTAAAGAGCCGTATCATTCTACGGCGGTTGGTTTACTTCATTACGCAAGAGATTGTCAGATCAGCGATGAAGGTGATTACAGCGAACCTAAGCGTTCAGCACCTTCTATGTCTGGTTTATTTGGTAAATTGCGTAATTGGATACAAAAAGAGTTTTAACCTGAGTTGCAGGAAAAAACGGAGATAACACATGTTTGAACCGATGATGGAAATGTCTGACGATGCAGTAATTAAAGTCGTTGGAGTTGGTGGCGGTGGCGGTAACGCTGTTGAGCACATGGTACGTGAATCAATCGAAGGCGTAGAATTCATCAGTGTTAACACTGATGCACAAGCACTTCGTAAAACAAGCGTTAGCAGCGTGATCCAAATTGGTGGTGATATCACTAAAGGTTTGGGCGCTGGTGCAAACCCACAAGTAGGCCGTGATGCAGCTCTCGAAGATCGAGAAAGAATTAAAGAAGTTCTAACTGGCGCCGATATGGTATTTATCGCAGCTGGTATGGGCGGTGGTACGGGTACAGGTGCTGCTCCAGTTATTGCTGAAGTTGCGAAAGAGCTGGGTGTGCTAACGGTTGCTGTTGTAACTAAGCCATTTAGCTTCGAAGGCAAAAAGCGTTTAGCGTTTGCTGAGCAAGGTATCGAAGAGCTTTCTAAGCATGTGGATTCTTTAATTACGATTCCAAATGAAAAGCTACTTAAGGTACTTGGCCGTGGCGTCACTCTGCTAGAAGCTTTCGCAAGTGCAAATGATGTACTTAAAAATGCTGTACAAGGTATCGCTGAGCTAATTACTCGCCCTGGTATGATTAACGTCGATTTCGCGGATGTTCGCACCGTAATGTCAGAGATGGGTCATGCAATGATGGGTAGCGGTATCGCAAAAGGCGAAGACCGTGCTGAAGAAGCTGCCGAAACGGCAATTTCTAGCCCACTACTAGAAGACATCGACCTAGCTGGCGCTCGTGGCGTTCTTGTGAACATCACAGCGGGCCTAGATATGCGCTTAGATGAATTCGAAACAGTAGGTAATACAGTTAAGGCATTCGCATCTGATAACGCAACAGTTGTGATTGGTACTTCTCTAGACCCTGATATGACGGATGAAATCCGTGTAACTGTTGTAGCAACAGGTATCGGCACAGAGAAAAAACCAGACATTACATTAGTTGCTGGTGGTAAAGCTAAGGTTGCACCAACTCCTCAACCACAGATCGCGGCTCAAACTGCACCAAAAGTGGAAGATAAAGTGGCACAACCATTGCAAGAAAAAACTGAGGTAAAACCTCAAGTTAAGCCGCAGCCAACAACGTCACCTGTTTCTTCAGGTACAGGCGCTAGCCAAAGTGCAGCACCTAAAGCTGAGAAAGAGAGTGGATACTTAGATATTCCGGCATTCTTACGACGTCAGGCTGATTAACAAATACCCAAAGTTTGACTATCGTCGAATTAATGGTAAAATTCGCGGTCGGTAAATACTGACCGTGATTTGTAGCACTGATAACGAGGCAAGCAGATGATCAGACAACGTACTCTGAAAGAAATTGTGAAAACAACTGGTGTGGGTCTCCACTCTGGTCGTAAAGTCACACTTACTCTTCGCCCGGCAGCTGCAAATACAGGTATTGTTTATCGTCGTACAGATGTAAATCCACCTGTAGATTTCCCAGCTGATCCAGCGTCAGTTCGTGACACTATGTTATGTACTGCTCTTGTTAATGACGAAGGCGTACGTATCTCTACAGTAGAACACCTTAACGCAGCTCTAGCGGGTATGGGTATCGACAACATTATTGTTGAAGTCGATGCACCAGAGATCCCAATTATGGATGGTAGCGCAAGCCCATTCGTATACTTGCTACAGCAAGCGGGTGTAGAAACACTGAATGCAGCGAAGCGTTTTATTCGAATCAAGAAACCTGTTCGTTTTGAAGATGGCGATAAGTGGGCAGAATTCGTTCCATTTAACGGCTTCCGTATGGACTTTGAAATCGAGTTCAACCATCCAGCAATTGAATCTGATGAGCAACACCTGTTGTTTGATTTTTCTTCACAAGGCTTTGTGAAAGAAATTTCTCGCGCTCGTACCTTCGGCTTCATGCGTGATATTGAATACCTACAATCACAAAACTTGTGTTTGGGTGGTAGCTTTGATTGCGCAATCGTATTAGACGAATACCGAATTCTTAATGAAGAAGGTCTACGTTTCGAAAACGAGTTCGTAACGCATAAAGTGCTAGATGCGATTGGTGACCTTTACATGTGTGGGCACGCTATTATCGGTGAGTTCCGTGCATACAAATCAGGTCACGGCCTAAATAATCAACTACTACGCGCAGTACTTGCTGATGCAGAAGCTTGGGAATGGGCAACATTCGAAGAAGAAGTTGGTTCTCCTGTTGCGTTTGCTGAGCCAGGAATGGTTCTAGCGTAATTGTTGTTTACGACAATATAAGATTTTGAAAACCAGGTCATTGACCTGGTTTTTTTGTATCTATTTTCCAGATACAGTGTCGTCAGCATTTAAAAGTTGCCTAGTATTTGGCTACAGTCTGGCTAATCCATCAACAATTAGAAAGAAAAGTACCAAGCACATCAAACAAATGGGGTTATAAATGGTCGTTGGTGTGAAAATTACTTACACTAGAGGGCATTAATTTTAACTGAAGCCTTGAAAACTCTACTCTCAAGTACAATATCAAAGATACTAGATTTATCTCAGTATCCTTGGTTAGTAACTAAAGACTAGTTTATAGCTAGTAGAGACTGACGGCATTTAAAATAGATCGCGGACGATCTGAGAACGAAGAGATTCCAAGCACATGATTACTAAGCTGCTGACAAAGGTAATTGGCAGTCGCAATGACAGAACACTGCGCCGCCTTAGAAAAATTGTAAAAGAAATTAATAACTTCGAACCAACGTTTGAGGCTCTTTCAGACGATGAGTTAAAAGCAAAAACGGTTGAGTTTCGTGAGCGCTTAGATAAAGGTGAATCGTTAGATCAACTTCTACCTGAAGCATTCGCTACGGTACGTGAAGCGTCGAAGCGTGTTTACGGCATGCGTCACTTTGACGTGCAATTGATTGGTGGCATGGTTCTTAATGCTGGCCAAATTGCAGAGATGCGTACTGGTGAAGGTAAAACACTTACCGCAACCCTACCTGCTTATCTAAACGCGCTCCCAAGTAAAGGTGTTCACGTAATAACGGTGAACGATTACCTAGCGAAGCGTGATGCGGAAACAAACCGTCCATTATTTGAATTCCTTGGCATGACTGTTGGCGTGAATGTGGCAAACATGGCTCCGCCAGAGAAAAAAGAAGCGTACCAAGCTGACATCCTATACGGAACAAACAACGAGTTTGGTTTTGATTACCTTCGTGACAACATGGCTTTCCGTGCTGAAGACCGAGTTCAACGTGAGCGCTTCTTTGCTGTAGTCGATGAGGTTGACTCAATCTTAATTGATGAAGCTCGTACTCCGTTAATTATCTCTGGCCCAGCTGAAGATAGTTCTGACCTTTATACGCGCATTAACACTCTAATTCCTTCTCTAGAGCGTCAAGATAAAGAAGATTCAGAAGAGTACCGTGGTGAAGGTCACTACACCATGGACGAAAAATCAAAACAGGTTCACCTGACTGAAAACGGTCAAGAATTTGTTGAAGAGCTAATGGTTAAGAATGGCTTGATGGAAGAGGGTGACACACTTTACTCTCCAACCAATATCAGCCTATTGCACCATGTGAATGCTGCGCTTCGTGCGCACGTATTGTTTGAGAAAAACGTCGACTACATCGTTACTGAAGAAGGCGAAGTGGTTATCGTTGATGAACATACTGGTCGTACTATGCCAGGTCGTCGTTGGTCTGAAGGTTTACACCAAGCTGTTGAAGCTAAAGAAGGTGTGAAGATTCAAAATGAAAACCAAACGCTAGCATCGATTACATTCCAGAACTTCTTCCGACTGTACGAAAAACTGTCAGGTATGACAGGTACTGCTGATACTGAAGCTTTCGAATTCCAGTCTATCTACGGCCTAGAAACGGTGGTTATCCCAACCAACAAGCCTATGGTTCGTAACGATATGCCAGATGTGGTTTATCGTACTGAAGAAGACAAGTTCAATGCGATCATTGAAGACATCAAAGACCGTGTAGCGGCTGGCCAGCCATCACTGGTTGGTACGGTTTCTATCGAGAAATCTGAGCTGCTGTCTAACGCATTGAAAAAATCAAAAATTAAGCACAACGTTCTAAATGCTAAGTTTCACGAAATGGAAGCTGAGATCGTTGCACAAGCTGGTATGCCTGGTGCGGTAACTATCGCAACTAACATGGCCGGTCGTGGTACCGATATCGTGTTGGGTGGTAGCTGGCAGGCTCAAATTGAGAAGCTAGATAATCCAACCAAAGAGCAGATCGATAAGATCAAAGCTGATTGGAGAATTATCCACGATACAGTGCTTGAGTCAGGTGGTCTGCACATCATTGGTACTGAACGTCATGAATCTCGCCGTATCGATAACCAGCTGCGTGGTCGTTCTGGTCGTCAAGGTGATGCGGGTTCTTCTCGTTTTTACCTATCAATGGAAGATTCTCTGCTACGTATCTTTACGTCTGATCGTATGGCTGGTCTTATTCAAAGTGGTATGGACGAAGGCGAAGCGATTGAATCTAAGATGCTGTCTCGTTCAATTGAAAAAGCACAGCGTAAAGTAGAAGGTCGTAACTTCGACATTCGTAAGCAGCTTCTTGAGTACGATGATGTAGCCAATGACCAACGTAAGGTTGTTTATGAGCTACGTGATGAACTGATGAGCTCAGATGACATCAGTGAGATGATCGAACACAACCGTGAAGATGTACTTGCGTCAGTCATTGATGAATACATTGCTCCTCAGTCTCTTGAAGACATGTGGGATATTGCGGGTCTGCAAGATCGTCTGAAGAATGACTTCGATCTAGACTTTGATATTCAAGGCTGGTTGGACGAAGACGACAAGCTTTATGAAGAAGCATTGCGTGAGCGTATTCTTGGTATGGCGGTTGATTCGTACAAACAGAAAGAAGAAGTGGTTGGTGCTCAAGTACTGCGTAACTTCGAGAAGTCTGTGATGCTACAAACGCTAGACGGCCTTTGGAAAGAGCACTTGGCTGCGATGGATCACCTTCGTCAAGGTATCCACTTACGTGGTTATGCTCAGAAGAACCCGAAACAAGAGTACAAGCGCGAGTCGTTTGAACTGTTTGAAGGCCTGTTAGATGTGCTGAAAACAGACGTTGTTACCATTCTTTCTAAAGTTCGTGTTCAGCAACAAGAAGAAGTTGAAAAGATGGAAGCTCAACGTCAAGCTCAAGCTGAACAAGCGGCGCGTCGTGCACAAGCACAACATGCAACGGCTGAAAACCAGCTAGGCGGCGATGAAACTGATGCGGCATCTCCACAAACGGTAGTACGTGATGAGCGTAAAGTGGGTCGTAACGAACCATGCCCATGTGGAAGTGGTAAAAAATACAAACAGTGTCACGGTAAAATTGACTAATGCTTTGCTGTAGTGGCTGATAACTTCGTCGGCGATGCTCATTTACACTTGTAAACTCCGCGTCACCTCCTCGTTCTCAACCAATACAGCTTTGCCTTAATATAATTTTGATAAAAAGAGTCGCTTAGGCGGCTCTTTTTGTATGTAAATTTCATGGCTTACTTTGTTACGCAAGGAAGTCGTCATTCCCTATAGCGAGAACGAGCGTAATAGGGAATCTCGTTTAGTTAGGCTCATATTGTTTTAGATCCCCAATTCAGTCGTTCCTCCTTCTTGAGGATGACGTATTCAGGGGCTATGTGAGTTCAGCGTTTTATTAAGGAACACCAACACATGAAAAGAATCCATATTGTAGCGGGTATTATCTTCAATCAAGATAAGTCACAGGTATTTATCACTAAGCGCCCAGACGATAAGCATAAAGGCGGTTTCTGGGAATTCCCTGGTGGCAAGGTTGAAGTGGGTGAAACCATTGAACAAGCAATGACTCGTGAGCTTGATGAAGAAATTGGTATCAAGGTGACTGAGCAGTCTCTGTTTGAGCACCTTGAATTTGACTATACGGATAAGTCACTTAAGTTTGATTTTATCCTTATTACCGATTTTGAAGAGCAGCCTTATGGTAAAGAAGGTCAACAAGGTGAATGGGTCGCTCTTGAATCATTGAATCAATACGCCTTCCCCGAAGCAAACGTGCCAATTTTAGAGCGAGTAATAAAAGAGTTTTCGTAATTGCTAGCCTGAGTTTGAGATTGTTGTTAGTTTAAAGAGATTAATCGATTGAACGTTGCTGCAAGAGATAAGTGGCAACGGTAACCAAAACAATGGAGATATTCGCAGTGGTAAGAATTGCAATTGCAGGAGCAGCTGGCCGTATGGGTCGTAACTTGGTGAAAGCCGCTCACCATAATTCAGAAGCAAGCGTTGGTGCTGGTTCAGAACGTCCAGAATCATCTTTGGTCGGTGTTGACGCTGGCGAGTTATGCGGTGAAGGTCGTTTTGATGTGGCTCTAGTTGATGACCTTTCGAAAGCGGTTGAAGAGTTTGACGTGATCGTCGACTTTACCGCACCTGTAAGCACATTAGCGAATATTGAACTTTGTAAACGTCACGGTAAAAAACTGATCATCGGCACTACTGGTTTCTCTGAAGAAGAAAAGCTGGTTATCGATGCGGCTTCAAAAGAGATGGCTATCGTAATGGCACCGAACTATAGCGTTGGTGTGAACTTGGTTTTTAAGCTGTTAGAGAAGGCCGCTAAAGTCATGGGCGATTACTGTGATGTTGAGATCGTTGAAGCTCACCATCGTCATAAAGTTGATGCGCCTTCTGGTACTGCAATTGGTATGGGCGAAGCGATCGCCGGTGCGATGGGCAATGAGCTAAACGATGTCGCAGTATGGTCACGTGAAGGTATTACGGGCGAGCGTACCAAAGATGAGATCGGTTTTGCGACAATTCGTGCCGGTGACATCATTGGTGAGCATACCGCTATGTTTGCTGATATCGGTGAGCGAGTGGAAATTACCCATAAAGCCACTGATCGAATGACCTTTGCCAATGGTGCAATCAAGGCCGCGGTTTGGTTAAATGATAAACCAGCAGGCTTTTATACCATGACTGATGTGCTTGGTTTGAATGACCTGTAAATAGATATTTATGCGCTGGCAATTGCCGGCGCTTTCTTTGTTTGGTGCATTTTCCTTAGTAATCTCTCTTCTACGATCTTCCTTATACTTTCTTCTTATCGCCATTTTCTTTCTCTCTGTGTGTTGTTTATGTGGGTTTTAGTGTGCTTTTTGCTTTAAAGTTTTAAATTTCTATGTTTTCTCTTTGTATTTATCGATTGCTATTTGTTGCTGATATTTTTGCCACTCTATGGTTGACTAAAGTGAGGGTTGAAAATTAGAAAATTGTAATATTCGGCCTAAATGAGCATAAGAGTTGAACTTTTGAAGCTTTCGGTGTGTAAATTGAATTAGTCCTTACAAATGTTTAATTTCTTTTGCGTTAAATGTTGACACGTATCACGCAGATCACTAAAATACCGCCAATTTGTCTAATTTCCATAAACACGCAGTTTTTGGTGTTGCAGGAAGGTAGATTTGCAAATTAAATCAATTTTAATGCATTTTTATTTCTGGAGGTTGTCTTGAAGAAGTCAGCACTACTCGTCCTAGAAGATGGGACAGTATTTCACGGTGAAGCCATTGGCGCTGTAGGTTCTGCAGTTGGTGAAGTCGTTTTTAATACCTCGATGACGGGGTACCAAGAAATCCTCACTGATCCTTCCTATTCTCAGCAAATCGTTACTCTTACTTACCCTCACATTGGCAATACCGGAACCAATTCCGAAGATGAAGAATCTTCTTCAATCCACGCTCAAGGCCTTGTGATTCGCGATCTCCCTCTAATCGCTTCTAACTTCCGTAATGAACAATCTCTTTCTGATTACCTTAAGTCGCAAAACGTTGTTGGTATCGCTGATATCGATACGCGTAAGTTGACGCGTATTCTGCGTGAGAAAGGTGCTCAAAACGGTTGTATCGTAGCGGGCAACAATATTGACGAGGCTCTAGCGTTAGCGAAAGCAAAAGAATTCCCTGGCCTGAAAGGTATGGACCTTGCGAAAGAAGTTACAACAAAAGAAGCGTATCAATGGAAACAAGGTTCGTGGACGCTTACGGGTGGACTTCCTGAAGCGAAAGCAGACTCAGAATTGCCATACCACGTTGTTGCTTATGACTTCGGAGCAAAACGAAACATCCTGCGAATGCTTGTTGACCGCGGCTGCCGCCTAACGGTTGTTCCTGCTGAGACTTCTGCTGAAGAAGTACTCGCACTGAACCCAGACGGTGTTTTCCTTTCAAATGGCCCTGGTGACCCAGAACCATGTACTTACGCAATTGAAGCGACAAAAGTGTTCCTAGAAAAAGGCTTACCAATCTTTGGTATCTGTCTAGGTCACCAGATTCTTGCTCTTGCGTCAGGCGCTAAGACAGTGAAGATGAAGTTTGGTCACCACGGTGCAAACCACCCGGTTAAAGATTTAGATCGTGATGTTGTGATGATTACTTCACAAAACCACGGCTTTGCTGCTGACGAAGATACGCTTCCAGAGACATTACGAGCGACTCATAAGTCTCTATTTGATGGTTCTCTACAAGGTATCCACCGTACAGATAAACCAGCATTTAGCTTCCAAGGTCACCCAGAAGCAAGTCCAGGTCCAGAAGATGCGGCACCGCTATTCGACCACTTCATTGAATTAATTAACCAGTCTGTTGCAAACAAACAAGACAAAGCGTAATCCGGAGTAGTAGATAATGCCAAAACGTACTGACATTAAAAGTGTTCTAATTCTAGGTGCTGGTCCGATTGTTATCGGTCAAGCATGTGAGTTTGATTACTCTGGTGCTCAAGCTTGTAAAGCACTTCGCGAAGAAGGTTACCGAGTTATTCTTGTAAACTCGAACCCAGCGACAATCATGACTGACCCAGATATGGCTGATGCGACTTACATCGAACCTATCCAATGGGAAGTGGTTCGTAACATCATCGCTAAAGAGAAGCCAGATGCAGTTCTACCGACAATGGGCGGCCAAACTGCACTTAACTGTGCGTTAGATTTAGAAAAATACGGCGTACTTGAAGAGTTCGGCGTAGAGATGATTGGTGCAACTGCTGACGCTATCGATAAAGCAGAAGACCGTTCACGCTTTGATAAAGCAATGAAAGCTATTGGTCTTGAGTGTCCAACGGCTGATACAGCGAAAACGATGGAAGAAGCTTACAAAGTTCAAGAAATGGTTGGTTTCCCTTGTATCATTCGTCCATCGTTTACGATGGGTGGTACAGGCGGTGGTATCGCTTATAACAAAGAAGAATTTGAAGAAATCTGTCGTCGTGGTTTGGATCTATCTCCAACCAACGAACTTCTAATCGATGAGTCACTTATCGGTTGGAAAGAGTACGAGATGGAAGTGGTTCGTGACAAGAACGACAACTGTATCA is drawn from Vibrio sp. SNU_ST1 and contains these coding sequences:
- the ftsZ gene encoding cell division protein FtsZ; this encodes MFEPMMEMSDDAVIKVVGVGGGGGNAVEHMVRESIEGVEFISVNTDAQALRKTSVSSVIQIGGDITKGLGAGANPQVGRDAALEDRERIKEVLTGADMVFIAAGMGGGTGTGAAPVIAEVAKELGVLTVAVVTKPFSFEGKKRLAFAEQGIEELSKHVDSLITIPNEKLLKVLGRGVTLLEAFASANDVLKNAVQGIAELITRPGMINVDFADVRTVMSEMGHAMMGSGIAKGEDRAEEAAETAISSPLLEDIDLAGARGVLVNITAGLDMRLDEFETVGNTVKAFASDNATVVIGTSLDPDMTDEIRVTVVATGIGTEKKPDITLVAGGKAKVAPTPQPQIAAQTAPKVEDKVAQPLQEKTEVKPQVKPQPTTSPVSSGTGASQSAAPKAEKESGYLDIPAFLRRQAD
- the lpxC gene encoding UDP-3-O-acyl-N-acetylglucosamine deacetylase, coding for MIRQRTLKEIVKTTGVGLHSGRKVTLTLRPAAANTGIVYRRTDVNPPVDFPADPASVRDTMLCTALVNDEGVRISTVEHLNAALAGMGIDNIIVEVDAPEIPIMDGSASPFVYLLQQAGVETLNAAKRFIRIKKPVRFEDGDKWAEFVPFNGFRMDFEIEFNHPAIESDEQHLLFDFSSQGFVKEISRARTFGFMRDIEYLQSQNLCLGGSFDCAIVLDEYRILNEEGLRFENEFVTHKVLDAIGDLYMCGHAIIGEFRAYKSGHGLNNQLLRAVLADAEAWEWATFEEEVGSPVAFAEPGMVLA
- the secA gene encoding preprotein translocase subunit SecA yields the protein MITKLLTKVIGSRNDRTLRRLRKIVKEINNFEPTFEALSDDELKAKTVEFRERLDKGESLDQLLPEAFATVREASKRVYGMRHFDVQLIGGMVLNAGQIAEMRTGEGKTLTATLPAYLNALPSKGVHVITVNDYLAKRDAETNRPLFEFLGMTVGVNVANMAPPEKKEAYQADILYGTNNEFGFDYLRDNMAFRAEDRVQRERFFAVVDEVDSILIDEARTPLIISGPAEDSSDLYTRINTLIPSLERQDKEDSEEYRGEGHYTMDEKSKQVHLTENGQEFVEELMVKNGLMEEGDTLYSPTNISLLHHVNAALRAHVLFEKNVDYIVTEEGEVVIVDEHTGRTMPGRRWSEGLHQAVEAKEGVKIQNENQTLASITFQNFFRLYEKLSGMTGTADTEAFEFQSIYGLETVVIPTNKPMVRNDMPDVVYRTEEDKFNAIIEDIKDRVAAGQPSLVGTVSIEKSELLSNALKKSKIKHNVLNAKFHEMEAEIVAQAGMPGAVTIATNMAGRGTDIVLGGSWQAQIEKLDNPTKEQIDKIKADWRIIHDTVLESGGLHIIGTERHESRRIDNQLRGRSGRQGDAGSSRFYLSMEDSLLRIFTSDRMAGLIQSGMDEGEAIESKMLSRSIEKAQRKVEGRNFDIRKQLLEYDDVANDQRKVVYELRDELMSSDDISEMIEHNREDVLASVIDEYIAPQSLEDMWDIAGLQDRLKNDFDLDFDIQGWLDEDDKLYEEALRERILGMAVDSYKQKEEVVGAQVLRNFEKSVMLQTLDGLWKEHLAAMDHLRQGIHLRGYAQKNPKQEYKRESFELFEGLLDVLKTDVVTILSKVRVQQQEEVEKMEAQRQAQAEQAARRAQAQHATAENQLGGDETDAASPQTVVRDERKVGRNEPCPCGSGKKYKQCHGKID
- the mutT gene encoding 8-oxo-dGTP diphosphatase MutT is translated as MKRIHIVAGIIFNQDKSQVFITKRPDDKHKGGFWEFPGGKVEVGETIEQAMTRELDEEIGIKVTEQSLFEHLEFDYTDKSLKFDFILITDFEEQPYGKEGQQGEWVALESLNQYAFPEANVPILERVIKEFS
- the dapB gene encoding 4-hydroxy-tetrahydrodipicolinate reductase; this translates as MEIFAVVRIAIAGAAGRMGRNLVKAAHHNSEASVGAGSERPESSLVGVDAGELCGEGRFDVALVDDLSKAVEEFDVIVDFTAPVSTLANIELCKRHGKKLIIGTTGFSEEEKLVIDAASKEMAIVMAPNYSVGVNLVFKLLEKAAKVMGDYCDVEIVEAHHRHKVDAPSGTAIGMGEAIAGAMGNELNDVAVWSREGITGERTKDEIGFATIRAGDIIGEHTAMFADIGERVEITHKATDRMTFANGAIKAAVWLNDKPAGFYTMTDVLGLNDL
- the carA gene encoding glutamine-hydrolyzing carbamoyl-phosphate synthase small subunit, whose translation is MKKSALLVLEDGTVFHGEAIGAVGSAVGEVVFNTSMTGYQEILTDPSYSQQIVTLTYPHIGNTGTNSEDEESSSIHAQGLVIRDLPLIASNFRNEQSLSDYLKSQNVVGIADIDTRKLTRILREKGAQNGCIVAGNNIDEALALAKAKEFPGLKGMDLAKEVTTKEAYQWKQGSWTLTGGLPEAKADSELPYHVVAYDFGAKRNILRMLVDRGCRLTVVPAETSAEEVLALNPDGVFLSNGPGDPEPCTYAIEATKVFLEKGLPIFGICLGHQILALASGAKTVKMKFGHHGANHPVKDLDRDVVMITSQNHGFAADEDTLPETLRATHKSLFDGSLQGIHRTDKPAFSFQGHPEASPGPEDAAPLFDHFIELINQSVANKQDKA